The following are encoded in a window of Brockia lithotrophica genomic DNA:
- a CDS encoding alpha-glucosidase: MSLGARSSWWHSAVVYEIYPMSFYDADGDGVGDLRGILAKVDYLAHLGVDAVWLTPIYPSPWADNGYDVADYLSVHPAFGTLEDLYALRDALRKRGMRLILDLVFNHTSDEHPWFQAARLDPQSPFRDFYYFHPGIRDEDGERRPPNNWGSFFGGSAWTWDEQAQAYYLHLFDRKQPDLNWDHPPVRRALTDIARTWLVRGAGGFRLDVINFIGKPRGLPNGRPEPGSAYAYDLDLLDREKVERYVGELYRVVKAQNPEAVVIGETPGVTLEEALRWTRLEAPILDMVIAFDHVTFDGEGGNKWRPLPFDVGRFKKIWTRWQKGLSGRGWWAVYLGNHDQPRPASRYVRDGAYRAVGAVALNALLLTAYGTPFLYQGEELGLPNAGFSSLAEYRDVESRNAARLFREAGMAEEDILALLGRRSRDNARVPIPWTDDPAGGFTRGNPWISPHPRAGELHVARQLADPGSLLAATRALIGLRRAFPAAAHGPFVPLEDVGGDVPPEVIAYLRPAVPAEHFAARGAEAHPFAEPGSGGAREISRDSPVGRPGTLLVLANLSPDSAAVTVPEWLVAVDPEPVFCSQPTEGAVSPSGVFEYGVLWGARVPSGRAANFPGVCGAEGSCEAYAAERCLGSAARLRRGPLTLEPYEARVYVLG; encoded by the coding sequence ATGTCCCTCGGAGCACGCTCGTCTTGGTGGCATTCGGCCGTGGTGTACGAAATCTACCCCATGAGCTTCTACGACGCCGATGGGGACGGCGTGGGCGACCTGCGGGGGATTCTCGCAAAGGTCGACTACCTCGCCCACCTCGGCGTCGATGCGGTGTGGCTTACGCCCATCTACCCTTCCCCGTGGGCGGACAACGGCTACGACGTGGCGGACTACCTCTCCGTCCACCCCGCGTTCGGCACGTTGGAGGATCTGTATGCCCTGCGGGATGCACTACGGAAGCGCGGGATGCGGCTCATCCTCGACCTCGTGTTCAACCACACTTCGGACGAACATCCGTGGTTTCAGGCGGCACGTTTGGACCCCCAAAGTCCGTTTCGCGACTTCTATTACTTCCATCCGGGGATCCGTGACGAAGACGGGGAACGTCGCCCGCCCAACAACTGGGGATCCTTTTTCGGCGGATCGGCCTGGACCTGGGACGAGCAGGCGCAGGCGTACTACCTGCACCTCTTCGACCGCAAGCAACCCGACCTGAACTGGGACCACCCGCCGGTACGCCGGGCGCTCACGGACATCGCCCGTACGTGGCTCGTCCGCGGCGCCGGGGGCTTTCGTCTCGACGTGATCAACTTCATCGGGAAACCTCGGGGACTTCCCAACGGTCGACCGGAGCCCGGTTCGGCGTACGCCTACGACCTCGACCTCCTCGACCGCGAGAAGGTCGAGCGCTACGTCGGCGAACTCTACCGCGTGGTGAAGGCGCAAAACCCCGAGGCGGTGGTGATCGGCGAGACGCCGGGCGTCACATTAGAAGAAGCGTTGCGCTGGACGCGTCTCGAGGCTCCCATCCTGGATATGGTGATTGCTTTTGATCACGTCACCTTCGACGGGGAGGGGGGAAACAAGTGGCGACCGCTCCCGTTCGACGTAGGCAGGTTTAAGAAGATTTGGACGCGCTGGCAGAAGGGCCTGTCGGGTCGCGGGTGGTGGGCGGTCTACCTCGGGAACCACGACCAGCCCCGCCCCGCGTCGCGCTACGTCCGTGACGGCGCGTACCGCGCGGTAGGAGCCGTCGCCCTGAACGCCCTCCTCCTTACCGCCTACGGCACCCCGTTTCTCTACCAAGGGGAGGAGCTCGGGCTTCCCAACGCGGGGTTTTCCTCCCTCGCCGAGTACCGCGACGTCGAGTCGCGAAACGCGGCGCGTCTGTTCCGCGAGGCGGGGATGGCGGAGGAAGACATTTTGGCGCTTCTCGGGCGGCGCAGTCGGGACAACGCCCGGGTTCCCATTCCCTGGACGGATGACCCGGCGGGGGGATTTACGCGGGGGAACCCGTGGATTTCGCCCCACCCGCGTGCGGGCGAACTCCACGTCGCGCGCCAACTCGCCGACCCCGGCTCTCTCCTCGCCGCCACGCGGGCGCTCATTGGTTTGCGCCGCGCCTTTCCGGCCGCCGCGCATGGCCCCTTCGTCCCGCTGGAGGACGTGGGGGGCGATGTTCCCCCCGAAGTCATCGCCTACTTGCGTCCTGCCGTGCCGGCGGAGCACTTTGCCGCACGCGGAGCAGAAGCACACCCCTTTGCGGAACCGGGAAGCGGGGGCGCACGGGAGATTTCCCGTGATTCTCCCGTCGGACGTCCAGGAACGCTCCTCGTCCTCGCGAATCTGAGCCCTGATTCCGCCGCGGTGACTGTCCCGGAGTGGCTTGTGGCCGTAGATCCCGAACCCGTCTTTTGTTCCCAACCGACTGAGGGGGCCGTTTCTCCCTCGGGAGTTTTTGAGTACGGCGTCCTCTGGGGCGCGCGTGTTCCCTCCGGACGCGCGGCGAACTTCCCGGGAGTTTGCGGCGCAGAGGGGTCCTGCGAAGCCTACGCCGCGGAGCGGTGCCTTGGGAGCGCGGCGCGCCTGCGGCGCGGCCCCCTCACCCTCGAGCCTTACGAGGCGCGCGTCTACGTCCTCGGGTAA